Part of the Halorhabdus utahensis DSM 12940 genome, TGGATAGTGGCGGTGTGTGAAAATGTTGAGCCCCGCTCGCATCAGGGCTTTGGCGAAGTTCTGACTCGTCGAGGCGATCCCGTCTCCGGACCCGCCCGCAATTCGCCAGATGAGTTCGGTGTCTGTCATTGGTAAATCATCGGCCCCAGGTGGTGCCGTATTCGTTTCTGGGGTGGACTCACCAAAAGGGTTTCTGTTGTGTCAATTCTGGAATAATTGTGATAATTCCCACGTGAGAATTACGAGATGGTCCCGAAGCCACTAGCGGTGACCGTAAAACGGGCCTCGTGACGGCAAGAACTCGGCTCCGAACACGACTGCGCCCTCGGAACATACCCAAATCTGACAGGTTCGCGCCGGTCAGGCGCTCTCGGGCTGGCGGGCCCCTCAGCCGTCGGGTGTGGTGGCTTCCGGAACCTGGCCCGACCGAACGGCGTCGACGGAAACCGTCGCCTCGCGTCGTGCGGCGGCTTCGGCGGCGAGAATCACGTCGACCGCCCGTCTGGCTTCCCTGCCCGGGACGGCCGGCTCGCGATTCTCACGAACGGCTTCAACGAAGTCGGCCACCCCGCGAACGTGTCCGGCCCCCCATTCGAGTGACTCGACGTCTTCGTCGATGGCTGTCGTCTCTGCCCCGTAGTGGGTCTGTTCGCCCGTGCCGACCTCGAAAGCGACGATGTCTCCACCGGCGAGCGCGATCGAGCCCTCGGTCCCGTTGATCTCGATCCGATCGTCGCCACCTTTCGTCGCCGTCGTCGCCGAGATGGTCCCCAGCGCGCCGTTCTCGAACCGGACGGCCAGCGCGGCCGTCGTTTCACACCCCGCCGCGAGATCGCGGTCGTGCGAGTCGGTCACGGCCCGCACCGATTCGATCCCGCCCACGAGCCACTGCAACCGGTCGATCGTGTGGATCGCCTGACTCATGAGGACACCGCCGTCCAGGTCGCGCGTCCCCTTCCACGTCGCGTCGTCGTAGTACGCCTGCGGGCGGAACCACTTGACCTGGGCGTCGCCCAGCACCGGTTGGCCGAGTTCGCCGGCGTCGATCGCCGCTTTGGCCCGTCGCGTGGCGGGCTGAAACCGCTCCTGGAAGACGCCGGCCAGTGTGACGTCGGCCGCCTCACATGCGTCGATCATCCGATCCATTCGGTCGGCGTAGACGTCCAGTGGCTTCTCACAGAGGACGTCCGCGCCGGCCTGGGCGGCCTCGATCGTGACGTCCGCGTGGGTCCCACTCGGTGTGCAAACACTGACGGCGTCGAGGTCGCTGTCCTCGATCATCGCCGTCACACTGGTGTACCAGGCGTCGAGGCCGTGGTCGTCGGCGAACACGCGCGCACCCGCTTTCGACCGGTTCGCACAGGCCACGAGCGTTGCACCGTCGGCTGACCTGACGGCCTCGGCGTGTGTCGCCCCGATCCCGCCACAGCCGACGATCCCGTATCGAATCTGCGCCATGGGCTGGATCAGTGTGACACAGCCATGAGTGTTCTGACGGCGAGTGCGCGCGTGGGCTCACCACGTGCGTGACCTCGGCGTCACAGTTATCCAGATGTCCGTTCAATCAATCGCTATGGATTTCATCCGTCTCGGCAGCGGGGCGTCGGTGAGCGCGACCGGCGTGTTGGTCTTCGCCATCGCGCTGTCGGTCGTCTGGAACGGCGCGGTCTCGCTGTACGACGTCGCACTGGTCGGCATCGCCCTCGTCGTCGGACTCACACTGGTCGCGGCCGGCGCGGCACTTGTCGTCCTCGACGCACTCCGGACCGATCACGTCCTCCGTGTCGCGGGCTGGAACGCGCTCGGCGTTGTCGTTCTCGGTA contains:
- a CDS encoding Gfo/Idh/MocA family protein; translation: MAQIRYGIVGCGGIGATHAEAVRSADGATLVACANRSKAGARVFADDHGLDAWYTSVTAMIEDSDLDAVSVCTPSGTHADVTIEAAQAGADVLCEKPLDVYADRMDRMIDACEAADVTLAGVFQERFQPATRRAKAAIDAGELGQPVLGDAQVKWFRPQAYYDDATWKGTRDLDGGVLMSQAIHTIDRLQWLVGGIESVRAVTDSHDRDLAAGCETTAALAVRFENGALGTISATTATKGGDDRIEINGTEGSIALAGGDIVAFEVGTGEQTHYGAETTAIDEDVESLEWGAGHVRGVADFVEAVRENREPAVPGREARRAVDVILAAEAAARREATVSVDAVRSGQVPEATTPDG